A genomic region of Arachis stenosperma cultivar V10309 chromosome 9, arast.V10309.gnm1.PFL2, whole genome shotgun sequence contains the following coding sequences:
- the LOC130949892 gene encoding uncharacterized protein LOC130949892 yields MKGVYDDWAKAAPFTHQPKTIHKGGFLTIEEAKESLREYEVLHPEQILKRAEKAPVQIQRTAQAQRTGLMKNIPTRAEINDKKRVCRSNCRETLNLVLNWTLDKRAILGYYPINKEQLTKLVIFPEASPSDTYQFFQYGLIDTILIFDNLNIIKEFPTGFIDAVKKFKNMIDAREPRDISLKFTSSQPIFNEEGECLIPAFQVVFMSVFPGDFQPIEQVQDLSIYSDEGRLASTLARVFERAQKINKESRTRINYKSRNTLIVSSKKNQIESREMRLLVDFESAFYNFSGLLEKLPDGIRRNLCHLLKDKEDHRCQLCTSEMSEESNNAEDPTHVEKEVDETSESSINIIVE; encoded by the coding sequence ATGAAAGGAGTCTACGACGATTGGGCTAAAGCAGCCCCATTCACCCATCAGCCCAAAACTATTCACAAAGGAGGATTCTTGACAAtagaagaagcaaaagaatccCTCAGAGAATATGAAGTGCTACACCCAGagcaaattttaaaaagagCAGAAAAAGCTCCAGTCCAAATCCAAAGGACAGCCCAAGCCCAAAGAACTGGACTAATGAAAAATATTCCTACAAGGGCCgaaataaatgacaagaaaagggTCTGCAGATCAAACTGTAGAGAAACCCTTAATCTGGTTCTAAACTGGACTCTGGATAAAAGAGCAATATTGGGATATTATCCCATTaacaaagaacagctaacaaagctggtaaTCTTCCCAGAGGCTTCACCCTCTGATACATATCAGTTTTTCCAATacggattaattgatacaatccTAATTTTTGACAATTTAAATATCATTAAAGAATTTCCTACAGGTTTTATAGATGcagtgaaaaaatttaaaaatatgattgatgcAAGAGagccaagggatatatccctaaaatttacaagTAGTCAGCCAATCttcaatgaagaaggagaatgtTTGATCCCAGCATTTCAAGTAGTTTTCATGTCAGTCTTCCCAGGAGATTTTCAACCAATAGAACAAGTTCAAGATCTATCAATTTATAGCGACGAAGGAAGATTGGCCAGCACATTGGCAAGAGTCTTCGAGAGAgcccaaaaaataaacaaagaatCCAGAACAAGAATAAACTACAAAAGCAGAAACACTCTAATTGTTTCTAGTAAGAaaaaccaaattgaatcaagagAAATGAGACTTCTAGTAGATTTTGAATCAgctttttacaatttttctgGATTACTAGAAAAGCTTCCTGACGGGATAAGAAGGAATCTATGCCATTTACTAAAAGACAAAGAAGACCATAGGTGCCAGCTGTGCACCTCAGAAATGTCTGAAGAAAGCAACAATGCTGAAGACCCCACCCACGTGGAAAAAGAAGTGGATGAAACATCTGAGTCATCCATCAACATTATTGTTGAATGA